The following coding sequences are from one Shewanella eurypsychrophilus window:
- a CDS encoding TonB-dependent receptor plug domain-containing protein — protein sequence MKNQMKFSALTLAMTMAALTTSSLQAAEQTAGKDANNEEIEKIAVTGSRIKRADFEGVAPVTVITADDIENSGLSSIAEVLQSSVANNGGSLNGESDGFTDSASSVNLRGMGANRTLVLINGRRQASFPSAAGGTSNFVDVSDIPTAAVERIEILTGGASAIYGSDAVGGVVNIILKKQYDGAKVEAKYSDTTQGGGEQFDLSYLQGIDTENSQTLIMLEYRQVEAIQTYQRDGLYSPSYYEDEDGDTRWGAGPYGDSGASSWASWVRDYSKVYTDDKYSPVDEAQCTNLFGDKGIYVEAGTYDCYYDKYADRGLQSEYDRVNLVVNSTYDLNDDWQLYGMLNASYKETTKYKDEKGFGDYFYQDEITGAYSYDKYEFEDSNKFQMRRRMEEYPGPRTYDTQNTKASLAFGANGTIGDYELDVSWSSGYALYEKQNHHMVSADALLGMITFDPNDTDASKWYPNNKLTTEQAEALIGDSTKKSDSSMHQLQAVFTGDLMELDAGTVGFATTAEWARESYEDTLDETTMSGGFIGMGGTGGKGDRDRVAVAGELQVPLLADITGVKSLDLSAALRYDQYLDDSDVGGATTPQIGLSYRPIDEVMVRANWGKSFRAPDMHRLYSGLTRSFGGTEYPHPTIPDEIYEDSYDGFNSGNLKLTEEEGEFWNLGLVANITDNADLTVDWWNIELEGAVKTISTDEMLEDPSYNKDGQYTDCSTMPEVGYLTEFDDDGIQNIACMRKGPINSAYEASEGIDASFNYQFPETAAGEFKFKLSASYLLKKEYQEKVGDAIEEQTETDYFPKWKSNASLSWNYEDFRATITYYYTGEAVGTDLFEYENADGDDVESIETDTLDAYQTINITLSYSAPWDGKFTAGVKNLTDEMPPLYDIRNDEHNDWPYYEDDNSSYSAKGRSLFFGYSQKF from the coding sequence ATGAAAAACCAGATGAAATTTTCCGCTTTGACATTGGCCATGACTATGGCAGCGCTAACAACGTCATCGCTACAAGCTGCAGAACAAACAGCTGGCAAAGACGCTAATAATGAAGAGATTGAAAAAATAGCAGTAACAGGTTCACGCATTAAGCGCGCCGACTTTGAAGGTGTAGCACCTGTCACAGTGATCACTGCAGATGATATTGAAAACAGCGGCTTATCTTCTATTGCCGAGGTGCTGCAATCATCAGTCGCTAATAACGGTGGTTCGCTAAACGGCGAAAGTGATGGTTTCACCGATAGCGCTAGCTCAGTTAACCTACGTGGAATGGGCGCCAACAGAACTTTAGTACTGATTAATGGCCGTCGCCAAGCTTCATTCCCATCGGCAGCAGGCGGCACCTCAAACTTTGTTGATGTCTCTGATATTCCAACTGCCGCAGTTGAGCGCATCGAAATCTTAACCGGTGGCGCATCGGCAATTTACGGTTCAGATGCCGTCGGCGGTGTGGTTAACATTATCCTTAAGAAACAATATGACGGCGCCAAGGTAGAAGCTAAATATTCAGATACTACCCAAGGTGGTGGCGAGCAGTTTGATCTCTCTTACCTTCAGGGCATCGACACTGAAAACAGTCAAACCCTAATCATGCTTGAGTACCGTCAGGTGGAAGCGATTCAAACGTACCAGCGTGATGGCCTATACAGCCCATCGTATTATGAAGATGAAGATGGCGATACACGTTGGGGAGCGGGCCCATATGGTGACTCTGGAGCATCAAGCTGGGCATCTTGGGTGAGAGATTACTCAAAGGTTTATACCGATGACAAGTACAGCCCTGTCGATGAAGCTCAGTGTACTAACCTATTCGGTGATAAAGGCATATATGTAGAAGCGGGTACTTATGATTGTTACTACGATAAGTATGCCGACCGTGGTCTACAGTCAGAATATGACAGAGTAAACCTAGTCGTTAACAGCACTTACGATCTTAATGATGATTGGCAGCTGTACGGCATGCTAAATGCGTCCTACAAAGAGACCACTAAGTATAAAGATGAGAAAGGTTTTGGGGATTACTTCTACCAAGATGAGATCACAGGCGCATACAGCTACGATAAGTATGAATTTGAAGATTCCAATAAATTCCAGATGCGCCGTCGTATGGAAGAGTACCCTGGACCACGTACCTATGATACTCAAAACACTAAAGCCTCTCTCGCCTTTGGCGCTAACGGTACCATTGGTGATTACGAGCTAGATGTCTCTTGGTCTAGTGGTTATGCATTGTATGAGAAACAGAACCATCATATGGTCAGCGCCGACGCCCTGCTTGGCATGATAACGTTCGATCCAAATGACACTGATGCTTCAAAATGGTATCCAAACAACAAGCTAACTACCGAGCAAGCTGAAGCGCTTATTGGTGACTCAACCAAGAAGTCAGACTCAAGCATGCACCAGCTACAAGCTGTCTTTACCGGTGACTTGATGGAGTTAGATGCGGGTACTGTCGGTTTCGCAACCACTGCCGAATGGGCACGCGAAAGCTATGAAGATACCTTAGATGAAACCACCATGAGCGGCGGCTTTATCGGTATGGGTGGTACAGGTGGTAAGGGTGACCGTGATCGTGTCGCTGTTGCTGGCGAATTACAGGTGCCACTACTTGCTGACATCACAGGTGTTAAGTCATTAGATCTTTCTGCTGCACTTCGTTATGACCAATACTTAGATGATTCGGATGTAGGCGGAGCAACTACGCCTCAGATTGGCCTAAGTTACCGCCCAATTGATGAGGTAATGGTACGTGCTAACTGGGGTAAGAGTTTTAGAGCACCCGATATGCATCGCCTCTATTCTGGATTAACAAGAAGCTTTGGTGGTACAGAGTATCCACACCCAACTATTCCAGATGAGATCTATGAAGATAGCTATGACGGCTTTAACTCAGGCAATCTTAAACTTACTGAAGAAGAGGGCGAATTCTGGAACTTAGGTCTAGTTGCAAATATCACAGATAATGCCGACCTGACTGTCGATTGGTGGAATATCGAACTTGAAGGCGCGGTTAAGACTATCTCAACTGACGAGATGCTAGAAGACCCAAGCTATAACAAGGATGGTCAATATACCGATTGCTCAACAATGCCAGAAGTGGGTTACCTAACTGAATTTGATGACGATGGTATTCAAAATATCGCCTGTATGCGCAAAGGCCCGATCAATAGTGCCTATGAAGCATCGGAAGGTATCGATGCCAGCTTTAACTACCAGTTCCCAGAAACCGCTGCTGGTGAGTTTAAGTTCAAGCTTTCAGCCTCTTACCTACTTAAGAAAGAGTATCAAGAGAAGGTAGGCGATGCCATTGAAGAGCAAACTGAGACTGATTACTTCCCTAAATGGAAAAGTAATGCCAGCCTAAGTTGGAACTATGAAGACTTCCGCGCAACGATCACCTACTACTACACAGGTGAAGCTGTAGGTACCGATCTGTTCGAATACGAGAATGCAGATGGTGACGATGTAGAGTCGATTGAAACTGATACCTTAGATGCATATCAGACAATTAACATCACTCTCTCTTACTCAGCACCATGGGACGGTAAGTTCACTGCAGGTGTTAAAAACCTAACCGATGAGATGCCGCCACTTTACGATATACGTAATGACGAGCACAACGACTGGCCATACTATGAGGACGATAACAGCAGCTACTCTGCAAAGGGTCGTAGCCTGTTCTTCGGATATTCACAAAAGTTCTAA
- a CDS encoding winged helix-turn-helix domain-containing protein, with protein MIEIKKEAVFTLAGCVVTPSDNSLDFKNCSANTEVSQDLPNEKISLQPKFIELLSYLARQYPNVVTREELIDNIWEGNIYVGTKALTNAIWHLRKHLTPLAEPKAQAIETVRKAGYRLLIEPEFSKADLVSRPEVLEVEQAKVKELSDKLHRGLLSFALFLIVVVAGLLFHLYQDSKHLIQTEQTRLTIASGAELYPAVSPDGRWLVYGKRSNLYLKDLHTLTDTPKRLTSNQTREIRAIWTLDGKSLLYPSEDRSSGVCHLSQLMLDSQQVVRLAPCLSDASALDISPDGSSIIYIWKDPLAQQSGLYELHLSGDTQPVRLSCDNECDYRDRDIAFSPDGDWIAISRRFGNISEDIFIRNRASGEEFRITQGLEDIRGLSWHPDSHKLVFSTENSGVRAGYLVDINSKKITDLSVVGFSYPKFVPHTNELVFSKYIKDFKVAYLELDQAIPTTIFPLSNSEFSYRNPDYSSVTKRIVYVSNETGHNEIWSTDIEGRNRKQHTDLKRRVAYPSWSHDGTKLAFLAPDDKNEGNKIHILELATGGISILASGYLDHRRPSWDFDDKHVLSSTHDGLLAFSLTNNSPKVVTPVEVRLAKVLNNSQMIFTKIYESGLWLMDLNQPEKMKILISSDVFDEDYNWALSDKGVYFRELHSGYQLINFWSFNTDLTTPILKLPSRSLTSYGAMSYIPSKRRLLMTLSEYSKRDVIMLKHKLLQ; from the coding sequence ATGATAGAGATTAAAAAAGAGGCTGTATTTACTTTGGCTGGTTGCGTGGTCACGCCAAGCGATAATAGTCTAGATTTCAAAAACTGTTCTGCTAACACTGAGGTGAGCCAAGACCTGCCCAATGAGAAAATCTCTTTACAACCTAAATTTATCGAGCTGTTGAGTTACCTTGCCAGGCAATACCCTAATGTGGTGACTCGGGAAGAGTTGATAGACAATATTTGGGAAGGAAATATCTATGTCGGGACTAAGGCATTAACCAATGCTATTTGGCATCTGAGAAAGCACTTAACTCCGCTGGCTGAACCTAAGGCGCAAGCCATTGAGACCGTCAGAAAAGCGGGTTATAGACTGTTGATTGAGCCAGAATTTTCTAAGGCTGATTTAGTGTCTAGGCCTGAAGTGTTAGAAGTCGAGCAGGCTAAAGTGAAGGAGTTAAGTGATAAGTTACACAGAGGCTTATTGAGTTTTGCTTTATTCCTCATTGTCGTGGTTGCAGGTTTGTTATTTCACCTTTATCAAGACAGTAAACATTTGATTCAAACCGAACAAACCAGGCTAACAATAGCCTCTGGTGCGGAGCTATATCCAGCCGTTTCTCCAGATGGACGTTGGCTAGTATATGGTAAGAGGTCAAACCTATATCTTAAAGATCTACACACGCTAACTGATACGCCGAAACGATTAACGTCTAATCAGACTCGAGAGATAAGAGCAATTTGGACACTAGATGGCAAGTCGCTGCTTTATCCCAGTGAAGATCGTAGCAGTGGAGTATGTCACTTATCACAATTAATGCTTGATAGTCAGCAGGTTGTTCGACTTGCACCATGCTTATCGGATGCCTCGGCGTTAGATATCTCGCCTGATGGCAGCTCAATCATTTATATATGGAAAGATCCACTCGCCCAGCAAAGTGGACTGTATGAGCTACACCTCTCAGGAGATACTCAGCCGGTCAGACTCTCTTGCGACAATGAGTGTGACTATCGAGATCGTGATATCGCATTTAGTCCTGATGGTGATTGGATTGCAATTTCGAGACGCTTTGGCAATATTTCAGAAGATATCTTTATACGTAACAGAGCGTCAGGAGAAGAGTTTCGAATTACTCAGGGGCTTGAAGATATACGTGGGCTCAGTTGGCATCCGGATAGTCATAAGCTTGTTTTCAGCACAGAAAACTCAGGCGTTAGAGCAGGCTATTTAGTGGATATTAACAGTAAGAAGATCACTGATTTGTCAGTGGTAGGGTTTAGCTATCCCAAATTCGTTCCTCACACTAATGAGCTAGTCTTTTCTAAGTATATTAAAGATTTTAAAGTTGCCTACCTTGAACTAGACCAAGCTATACCGACAACTATATTCCCGCTGTCTAACTCTGAGTTTAGCTACCGAAACCCCGATTACTCAAGCGTTACCAAGCGCATCGTCTATGTATCGAATGAGACTGGCCATAATGAGATATGGAGTACAGATATTGAAGGTAGAAATAGGAAACAGCACACAGATCTGAAAAGGCGAGTGGCATACCCAAGTTGGTCTCATGATGGAACTAAACTCGCATTTCTCGCTCCCGATGATAAAAATGAAGGGAATAAAATCCATATTCTGGAGCTGGCAACTGGCGGAATAAGCATCTTGGCATCAGGCTACCTAGATCATCGCAGACCGAGTTGGGACTTTGATGATAAGCATGTATTGTCATCCACCCATGATGGCTTACTGGCTTTTTCATTGACAAACAATAGTCCAAAGGTAGTCACCCCAGTCGAGGTCAGGCTCGCTAAGGTACTTAATAATTCCCAGATGATTTTTACCAAAATCTATGAATCAGGTTTGTGGTTGATGGATCTTAATCAGCCCGAGAAAATGAAGATATTGATATCATCGGATGTGTTTGATGAGGATTATAATTGGGCATTGAGTGATAAGGGGGTTTACTTCAGGGAGTTACATTCAGGCTACCAGTTGATTAACTTCTGGAGTTTTAATACTGACTTAACCACGCCTATATTAAAGCTGCCTTCCCGTAGTCTCACATCTTATGGCGCGATGAGTTACATTCCCAGTAAGAGGCGACTCTTGATGACACTGTCTGAATATTCAAAGCGTGATGTGATCATGTTGAAGCATAAGCTACTGCAATAA
- a CDS encoding anhydro-N-acetylmuramic acid kinase gives MSKDYYIGLMSGTSMDGVDAVLVDFSAQQPKLIAKHSEDIPTHTLNGLQRLCLPGNDEINLLGQLDRSVGQLFGTAVNALLAKAGIEKQQVIAVGSHGQTVRHMPNLDMGFTLQIGDPNSIAVATGIDVIADFRRKDIALGGQGAPLVPAFHQQMFAKKDTARLILNIGGISNITYLPADVTTQPVIGFDTGPGNTLIDAWCLQTNGQAYDEDGAWAASGQTDVKLLTHLLSHSYFSQGFPKSTGRELFNQAWLEQQVAAFGYLNQADIQSTLLDVTCHSIAKDTLSLSEEGELFVCGGGAFNGELMKRLEQLLPQYKICTTSALGIDPQWVEGIAFAWLAMRFHKKLPGNLPAVTGASREAILGSFFPAG, from the coding sequence ATGAGCAAAGATTATTATATTGGTTTAATGTCCGGCACAAGTATGGACGGCGTCGATGCTGTCTTAGTTGACTTCAGCGCACAACAACCAAAACTAATCGCAAAGCATAGCGAAGATATTCCAACCCATACCTTAAATGGCCTACAACGCCTTTGTTTGCCTGGTAATGATGAAATTAACTTATTAGGCCAACTCGACCGCAGTGTTGGGCAACTCTTCGGTACCGCCGTCAATGCTTTACTGGCTAAGGCTGGCATTGAAAAGCAACAAGTGATCGCTGTAGGCAGTCATGGCCAAACCGTTAGACATATGCCAAACCTTGATATGGGTTTTACCCTGCAAATTGGCGATCCAAATTCTATTGCTGTCGCTACCGGTATCGATGTCATTGCTGACTTCAGACGAAAAGATATTGCCTTAGGCGGACAAGGTGCTCCCTTGGTACCGGCATTTCATCAGCAGATGTTTGCAAAAAAAGATACCGCTCGGCTCATTCTCAATATTGGTGGGATTTCCAATATTACCTATCTACCAGCCGACGTCACGACACAGCCTGTAATAGGTTTCGATACAGGACCTGGTAATACATTAATCGATGCCTGGTGCCTACAAACCAATGGGCAAGCTTATGATGAAGATGGTGCCTGGGCAGCCAGTGGCCAAACGGATGTCAAGCTGTTGACCCATCTGCTTTCTCATTCGTACTTCTCTCAAGGTTTTCCCAAGAGTACTGGCAGAGAGCTATTCAACCAAGCTTGGCTTGAGCAACAAGTCGCGGCTTTTGGTTACCTTAATCAAGCCGATATTCAGTCCACCTTGCTCGATGTGACCTGCCATAGCATAGCCAAAGATACACTGAGCCTAAGTGAAGAAGGCGAGTTATTCGTATGTGGTGGTGGCGCCTTCAATGGCGAGCTAATGAAACGCCTTGAACAACTTCTGCCTCAATATAAGATCTGTACGACTTCAGCATTAGGTATCGACCCACAATGGGTAGAAGGCATTGCCTTTGCCTGGCTTGCCATGCGATTCCATAAAAAGCTGCCAGGTAATCTGCCTGCTGTAACAGGGGCAAGCAGAGAAGCAATATTAGGCTCCTTCTTCCCTGCGGGATAG
- a CDS encoding peptidoglycan DD-metalloendopeptidase family protein, translating into MGKVITLLKLLPKMHQILLCCIVLITLVVILIPTEDANASKNTHSQLSGSLDLGRGGTQQSSDIKSNNTAQLKTPLAFRTPTPPSNTQQQVITNADAGDTPTPESSIDTLKSEQAKKTHTKHFEVKSGDTLASLFNRAGLSSRDVYEITQLPKAKKNLLKIMPGESLIIIKDEAGELVQVNYHLDPISTLIIDKNEQGYAEHIAQKSVESRNKFASATINNNFWNAGVNAGLTPNQLMQLATIFGWDIDFALDIRAGDNFSIIFEEEYADGEFLRNGNILAAEFSNQGDRYTAVRYTDGNYYSEEGRSMRKAFLRSPVDFKYVSSSFNPKRLHPVTGQVRAHRGVDYVAAVGTPIKAAGKGRVIKSAYNQYNGNYVFIKHNDTYTTKYLHLKKRRVKQGATVKQGQIIGTLGSTGRVTGAHLHYEFIVNGVHRNPRTIKLPKSLPIASSEKSKFMSLSQAIMTKLQQNKQIQLASSQ; encoded by the coding sequence ATGGGAAAGGTTATAACACTCTTAAAATTGCTGCCAAAAATGCATCAGATACTCCTATGTTGCATAGTGTTAATTACCTTAGTTGTTATTCTGATACCTACTGAAGATGCTAACGCATCTAAAAATACCCATTCACAACTCTCTGGTAGCTTAGATCTCGGCCGGGGTGGAACACAACAATCTTCAGATATTAAATCGAATAACACAGCACAATTAAAAACACCTTTAGCATTTCGAACACCCACACCACCATCGAACACACAACAGCAGGTCATCACGAATGCTGATGCCGGTGACACGCCAACACCCGAAAGCTCAATTGATACACTTAAGAGTGAACAAGCCAAAAAAACGCATACAAAACATTTTGAAGTAAAAAGTGGTGATACCTTAGCCTCACTCTTTAATCGAGCGGGCTTAAGTTCAAGGGATGTGTACGAGATCACTCAGCTGCCAAAGGCAAAAAAGAACTTACTCAAGATCATGCCTGGTGAATCACTCATCATAATCAAAGATGAGGCCGGCGAATTAGTTCAAGTTAACTACCACCTAGATCCAATTTCAACCTTGATCATAGATAAAAATGAGCAGGGCTATGCCGAACATATTGCACAGAAAAGTGTTGAGAGCCGTAATAAATTTGCCAGCGCGACCATCAATAATAATTTTTGGAATGCCGGCGTGAACGCAGGGCTAACGCCGAATCAGCTCATGCAGCTGGCAACCATTTTCGGTTGGGATATCGACTTTGCGCTCGACATTAGGGCCGGAGATAATTTTTCGATTATTTTCGAAGAGGAGTACGCCGACGGTGAGTTTCTTAGAAACGGCAATATCTTAGCCGCAGAGTTTAGTAACCAAGGAGACCGTTATACTGCAGTGCGTTACACCGACGGTAACTACTACTCAGAAGAAGGTCGCAGTATGCGAAAAGCCTTCCTTCGCTCTCCAGTTGATTTCAAGTATGTGAGTTCAAGTTTCAATCCTAAACGCTTACACCCAGTGACAGGCCAAGTCAGAGCCCATAGAGGAGTAGACTATGTGGCCGCTGTCGGCACTCCCATTAAGGCTGCAGGTAAAGGCCGAGTGATAAAATCTGCCTATAATCAATACAATGGCAACTATGTGTTCATTAAGCATAATGACACCTATACCACTAAATATTTGCACCTAAAAAAGCGCAGAGTTAAGCAAGGCGCCACAGTAAAACAAGGTCAAATTATCGGTACCTTAGGCTCAACGGGTCGCGTCACTGGCGCCCATTTACACTATGAATTTATTGTTAATGGCGTACACCGCAACCCTAGAACCATAAAGCTACCTAAATCATTGCCTATCGCCAGCAGTGAAAAATCTAAGTTTATGTCTCTTAGCCAAGCGATCATGACTAAACTTCAACAGAACAAGCAGATCCAATTAGCCTCTTCTCAGTAA
- the tyrS gene encoding tyrosine--tRNA ligase, whose translation MADLDQALAEIKRGTDEILLEADLLEKLKEGRPLRIKLGADPTAPDIHLGHTVILNKMRTFQELGHEVIFLIGDFTGMVGDPSGKNSTRPPLTREQVLANAETYKQQVYKILDPAKTRIEFNSTWLEPLGAAGMIRLASKQTVARMMERDDFKKRYGSGQSIAIHEFMYPLLQGYDSVALKADVELGGTDQKFNLLMGRELQKSEGQKPQTVIMMPLLEGLDGVKKMSKSAHNYIGVSEPASEMFGKIMSISDDLMWRYFELLSFRPLGEIEQFKSDVEQGANPRDVKIALAKEIIARFHDEAAAEAAHQEFNNRFQKGAVPDDIEEVELSVGEGIAIANLLKELGFVKSTSDAMRMIKQGAAKIDGVKIEDTRLQLTAGTSGIFQVGKRKFAKVTLV comes from the coding sequence ATGGCTGATTTAGACCAAGCATTAGCAGAGATTAAACGTGGTACCGATGAGATTTTACTCGAAGCGGATCTGCTGGAAAAGTTAAAAGAGGGACGTCCCTTACGTATTAAGCTTGGAGCCGATCCAACCGCACCGGATATTCATCTGGGTCATACGGTTATCTTGAATAAGATGCGTACGTTTCAGGAGTTAGGTCATGAAGTAATCTTCTTGATTGGTGACTTCACGGGTATGGTCGGCGATCCTAGTGGCAAAAATAGTACGCGTCCGCCGTTAACTCGTGAGCAAGTGCTGGCAAACGCCGAAACTTATAAACAACAAGTTTATAAGATTTTGGACCCAGCCAAGACGCGCATTGAATTCAACTCTACCTGGTTAGAGCCGCTCGGCGCAGCGGGTATGATACGTTTAGCGTCAAAGCAAACGGTAGCGCGTATGATGGAACGTGATGACTTTAAGAAGCGTTATGGTTCTGGCCAGTCCATTGCCATCCATGAGTTTATGTATCCATTACTGCAAGGTTACGACTCTGTAGCATTGAAAGCCGATGTAGAGCTAGGTGGAACGGATCAGAAGTTCAACTTGCTAATGGGCCGTGAGCTGCAAAAGTCTGAAGGTCAAAAGCCACAAACTGTGATCATGATGCCATTGCTTGAAGGTCTAGATGGCGTTAAGAAGATGTCTAAATCTGCCCATAACTACATTGGTGTGAGTGAGCCTGCTAGTGAAATGTTCGGTAAGATCATGTCTATCTCAGACGACTTGATGTGGCGTTATTTCGAGTTGCTATCATTCCGTCCATTAGGCGAAATTGAGCAATTTAAATCTGATGTCGAGCAAGGTGCCAATCCTCGTGATGTTAAGATCGCGCTAGCTAAAGAGATCATCGCACGTTTTCATGATGAGGCTGCGGCAGAAGCGGCTCATCAAGAGTTCAATAATCGTTTCCAAAAAGGTGCGGTTCCCGATGATATCGAAGAGGTTGAGCTAAGTGTCGGTGAAGGTATTGCCATCGCTAACTTGCTCAAGGAGTTAGGCTTTGTTAAGTCGACTTCGGATGCCATGCGTATGATCAAGCAGGGCGCAGCCAAGATAGATGGCGTGAAGATTGAAGATACACGTCTGCAACTGACTGCAGGTACCAGCGGTATTTTCCAGGTCGGTAAACGTAAGTTTGCTAAGGTCACCTTAGTTTAA